The Lactuca sativa cultivar Salinas chromosome 2, Lsat_Salinas_v11, whole genome shotgun sequence genome includes a window with the following:
- the LOC111917476 gene encoding uncharacterized protein LOC111917476, with protein MQGKVGDTQMMKGLVRNNTLTGPKIIREITKKIVQIREPLKASKDRQKSYVDKRRKPIHVGDRLLQKISPWKGMIPFGKHGKLNPIYIRPFEILARIGLVAYKFQLPPEINNVHPVFHVSNLKKYLSDETLVISLDEIEVNENLHFVEEPVEITDREVKRTKQSSIPIVKVQWSAKRGPEFTWEREDQMKLKYPHVFPSS; from the coding sequence ATGCAGGGTAAGGTGGGAGACACACAAATGATGAAGGGACTGGTACGCAACAACACTCTCACGGGTCCTAAGATCATCAGAGAAATAActaagaagatcgttcaaattagGGAACCACTAAAAGCGTCcaaagatcgacaaaagagttatgtggATAAAAGACGGAAGCCCATTCATGTCGGTGATCGCTTGCTGCAAAagatctctccttggaaagggatgATACCGTTTGGGAAGCATGGGAAATTGAACCCAATATACATCAGACCATTTGAAATTCTTGCTAGAATTGGTCTGGTGGCTTATAAATTCCAGCTACCGCCTGAAATCAACAATGTACACCCTGTCTTTCATGTGTCTAACCTGAAGAAATATCTATCTGACGAAACTCTTGTTATCTCTCTTGATGAGATTGAGGTAAATGAGAATCTCCATTTTGTTGAAGAGCCCGTAGAAATAACGGATAGGGAGGTGAAACGAACAAAACAGAGTAGCATCCCCATTGTGAAGGTCCAATGGAGTGCCAAAcgaggaccagagttcacttgggaacgcgaagaccagatgaagctgAAGTATCCACATGTCTTCCCTAGTTCTTGA